The DNA window TCATCCATGTTGACTTAAGTATGTTTTGCTTTTCCTCTACCCATTTGTCTCTCTAGTTCTATTCTATTTGAGAAAATCAATCAAATACCTTCAAGTTTAGAAACCTTCTTGTTCATATAGAGTTTATTATTAATCGTCAGCAGACGATGCAGGCTAAAATTTAGAAGATTTAAATGGTGCTCCAAGAGTTTCTTCTATCCTTCTCATAAAATTCTCTCCTATTTACTGCTACATGCAAATTCTTTTCCCGTTTCAAAAGAGTCcagaattttcatgatttttttacattgaattttATTCGTTTACAATCAGAGGCtgtgtaattaatttttcttgaactCAAGTCTCTGAAATTACTTACAAATAAACATTTCTGTAAACGGCGGAAGTGGAACAGGTAGTCTGCTGGATCAGTTTCACACAGTGAACTTAGTTGGTCTCTGGCCAATGGAAAAAGTCTTTGAGCGTGAGCAATGAATCTTTGAGCTGCTCTAAAATTCATCAATATACAGCCAGTTACAAATCTCATCTCTTTATTTTTCTACCACATTTTTCCTGCATGCTTGGAGGTTTGACAAGTGTTAAGATTGCTAGAAAAGTCTGTTAGCAATATGTAATTAATCTTCTTTGAATTAACTGTTGTTTCatgaggagaaaaatatttcttgttATAGAGTTATGTTTGTTGACTACATTTGATTTATTACTTTAGTATGATTGATCACCTCATTAGCAAATTACCTGTTtgtcattgttttttctttgtttatccTCCCTTCTCCCcatcacttttttctctcttctctcaTTAGTGAATCAGTTCTGTCATCTAGATCACCAGTGGTATCAATCTAAACATCAGAATTTAAGAATATTGCATCTGAAGTTCCTGACTGTGTACGAGTGTTGACTATGTTTGTCCTTATGATAAGACAGATTGGCTCTCACATATCTTTTTACCGGTTAGAGGTCAGTAGGTCTACAGGAATGTGGTCTATTGTTTGTAGGTCTACTGCAAAAAGTCTACTGACTTTGCGTCTACAGAAATGAGTCTACGAGTTGTAAGTCTACGTAGAATGAAGTTGAAACACAGAATTAATACACGCCGATTCAGTCTACGGAAATTAGTCCACACAGTGTACGCCTGCAGGAAAACATCGTCTATAAAAAAAGGCGTCTCTGGAATTTCCTATTCAGGAAGACTAAAAGTAATACTTATTTTGGTATGCTTGAAGATGTGAGGAAAGAGGATCGTCGTTAGGGTACCTACTTGCGTCAGCTATTACGTCGCTACTACCCAGCTACGTCAGCTAGGTCTACGTCAGCTACTAGCTGCTTGCGTAGTCAGAAGAGTTATCATCACCGGCGGCAGCGTGCCGCTTGAGATGGTATCCGATGCTGCGTAAGTACAAGAGGATATCATCCCTGTCTTTATATTCTCTGTATCTGCTGACAATTGATTTGACCTGATTGTGGTTTATTACGTAGGAGCGAGGTATTGCGTGCTTGACACACCTGTGTCCAGCCAAAATTTGGGTAATTTGGTTGCTAGTGTCTTGTTGGTCTTTTCGCACAGCTTCAAGGAATTTCCACATGGAGGCATGGTGGGAAACGAGCATGCGTTGGAATCGAGAATGCCACCCCTCTGCCTCGTTAGTCGTCCTCTGGAGGTCATTCAGCACTGATTCGTGAGCACACCATAAATTCGAAGGGAATAAGGGGGGTGTCGCACGCCGTCGCCCTCGTGCTCGTCGGCCCCTTACGTACGTAGCTTCCACGTACTCTGCGATGGAAAGAACGCGTGGGTCCACGTGGTCAATAAGTAAATCGAAAACCTGTAAGATGTCGGTTTCTGGGACAAATGGGAGGGACATTAGACACTGAACGTCATTCCTAATAGTTCGGTCGTTTGGGTTATGGTAATCTGCTTTCAACCCGTTTCCAATCACCTGCCTCCAAATGGCTTGGGAGAAATGAAAGAGGCAAATCTTGTGGACCGATCCTGGGAATTCTGCTCTGGCTGCCTGAATGACTGCAGCCTCCATATCTGTCATTATGAATTGTGGTAATAGTTGGAGGGGAGGATTTAGTTGCAACGTGAGAGACTTTACTTCAGCAAAAATTCGTCTGTAGGTCTCTTCAGTCTTGCGCATGGTCAAACAGTATACCAGTGGGTACAGCTTGCCCATGACCTCGCCGTGAAGGGTGTACAACTGATAGAAAACATCCGGGACAGTCTTAAAAGTACCATCACTCACTAGGATACGACTGCGCGCCAGGTCCTTCAGCCCTGCGTTTGTCGTGAAGATCAATATTCGATCAGGATCGTCTTGCCCTGAATCAAATCGGAGGAACGGCTCGCCAGATAGAGTTTCATTATATGGGGGTAAAATCACGAGGCTTGCAAGAGACTGAGGGATGGGTGGACGTCCTGCATTCTGATAACGATTCACATTCCGGAGCATAGCTTGTCTCTCCGGTAACGCAGCTAAAACTTCCGAGTCGACGTTCACCAAATGATCTTGCAGGACCGCCACAGGGGGAACATTTGGCCGTTCTCTAGCATCTTCCCGAACGTTTGACATAATCCTTTGACGAGCACTTTCTGTGACGTCGGGCTCATGAGTATGCCGTCGCGCGTTTTTCAGTACTTCAATTCCGCCATGTAGATCCGCATTAGTAACAATTGTCGAATTGCATATATTTCTCTTTTCACACCGCCAATATATCTTCCTACTGTTTTTACTTACTCTCCTTTTCGTGTACAGGTAATGCTGGTGAACTAATTTCTGTTTCCGTTTGGCAGTGGGGATTAGAAACGTCTCCATTGTTTCCTCTTTACagtaatttcttcaaatttcgttAATAAACTTCGACAATTTAATACCCCCCTTATTATAAAGAACCGTCTCCATTTCCATCTTGATGCTActttctgcaaattttgttcACAAACATAGATAATTTAATATTCCTCCCCtgattacaaaaataatttggtcaaagaaattttcttccctTATAACCTCTTCTAAGAGCAAGTTCTTTTCAcgagtgaaatgaaaaaagCTCCAAATGTAGGTACATGTTTGATGGTTGCCATGGAAGCGTGTTAACCAAAGACGACCTATAGACGTTAATGTATTGTAGACTTTAGTAAAAGGAGACTTTCTGACGTAGACCTACTGACCTGAAACCCTTTTTACCACAATGGTAACAGTAAAGATCTTTGTGACATCTCACGAGGGGAGGTCACAGAGATTTGGATCAGAGTGTGGCCGAAAgtttttttgctcaaaattatTAGTCCCCCATTTTCCTCTCTTCGCGAATGAGCCGTGAAtgtccaaaataaattttgtaaaaaatgtggGAAAAAGAGCTGCCTGCTGAAATAGTTAAGTGACGCATGTGTAACACCAGCATAGCCATAATTTAATAGTTAGGAGCAAGGTATTGTAACTGACAGGTTACGGTTTCGATCCACAGCGTCTCACTACATTTTTTATTCCTATCATGGTTATTTTACTTCGCTGGTTGCTTCCTCTGTCTAACTGCTCACATAATTatctttttcagtatttttataCATTAGAAACCATgattatttattaaattttattatttcacgagtatacaatttttacaaataaaaatcaTATGAAGTAGTATATGCTCAATTACAGCCGATGAAGAGACAAACGGTAAAAGAAAACACTGTGAGCAAATTGAAGAAAGTATGAAGAAATCAAAGCAGAAcacttggatcgcatttagtaaAAAGGAACTAGCATGATTactgtgttttcaaaatcgtacaaCTTCTTTTTACCCTTTAAAAGATCTAAATAtatgcacagtattaaaatttacacaattatttcccactgattttaacatttttttggtgggatgcaaaaactatttgctattttgggaaatattttagataattatgaagaagcattattttaacaacactgcaagtgcgctggttcctttttgctaattgCAATCTAATTGGGGAAGGATTAAAAGTAATGGTGGGACACCATTACTACCATCATCAATCCTGGAGCCTGCTGGCTAGCACGCAATAACTTCAACTGCTGAACCATTTCAAGGCTAAAGACTCCCAAGAGTCACTATGCCACTTCAGTAAACAACCCTTTTTCCCAGACTTTTGACAATATTTGCAGGAACTTCTGAGGCCCATTTCCGAAAACAGCAAAATAGGAGTCTAATAATTTTGTATAAAgcaaattttggctatactttgATGAAAATCTAGATGGAACACAATCTGATCTCCCCCTGTTAGTTGTGTCAAATGAGAACTTGCACCATTGCTGATCTAAAGGCTTTCTTAGGGGTGCGGCTAATTTTGATCATGTTGGAAAATCGACTCTCCTAGGGTGGATATCGAGGttaatacataaaaatgaaaaattaatcaagatGTGAGCCGATCTCGAGCACTTTCAGGTAGGGCtcaaatcaatcaaaattttagaaaaaattacttCGGTTTAATTATAGAAAAATCGCATCAATCAGTAAGTAATGTGCTGGTTAGCCATAAACGACTATcccaatggaaaaaaaacttcaccaCCTCTTAAGAAGTCATTATGGACCTGTAAACCagaaaattaaacatttcaTCAATAGGTGAGATTGGCAGGATTCTAGTGCTGCCTGTTTTCAGCGCTGTGGATGATTGCATTTTTATGGATGGAACTGAAGGCCACCTTTGAAGGGTCGATTTTCCAACATTACGAAAACAAGTTGCATCACATGCTCCCTTCACCATTCTTTAATGTTTTCATATATCCATGAAGGAAAAAGAAACCGCTATGAATCCTCGGTTTTTTTTAATCCCTTGAAACGTCCTTTTGTTCATTGGAAACCTGTAAAGAAaggatttttaaataataatcgTTTACAAGTAATTAAAGCAGCAGTTTTATTTCCGCATCAGTCAAAGTACTTTGGCTATTGGAAGTACTCTGAGTGCTTAAAAACAAAGGAAGGTTTTATAAGCTAAGCCTACACAAGgcaatatttttcctagtttgTAAAGGTTGATTACAAAACCACATTCATTTGTCTTTTTTGTGAAATCAAGGAGAAGGTACAAGGTACAGAATTTTTCTAAAGGATGTAAGTAggtagtgatttttttttacaaaacttgaTTCCAATCACTGTGGGGCGGGTAGTCTAAACGGAGGCTAACTATTGTGTTCAGATGAAGTTTCTTTAAACAAAGTATCATATTTTATATTTGCACATTAGCAGTATTCATTCGCCGTTTTGCAGGTACACTTTGTCAAACGCTCAAATCCTTGAGAACCATCTAAAATTTAGGCTTAGCAGATCCATGAAGgtgcatcatttgaaaaaaaattcctcaaaatttttctttctagAGCAAGGTTTATTCGCTTCCTTTCTAATTCTCTGagttttccatgaattttcctTGAGTTGAGAAGTAAATCTAACGATGAAATTTCCACTTCACCAGGCAGAAGACATTTCGGACATTTGTTCCCTCGTGCTAATTCCAGATTCCCTTAAATTCCTAAGTTTTCTGGGTGTGTATAAAACCTGCTCTAGAGATTCTGGATGGTATATTGTCTGTTAAAAGTAAGGATCTGTTTTTACGTTGGTCAAAGCAGACTAGTTCATTTTTCGCTCCAGTTAGTATTTGTATATCTCCATTGTTCATCATCTTACCTAGCTTCAGTTTCTGGGCAGTAAATATTAGGAAAAAATTTATTGATCCCATTTTTTTGGATGATTGATCAGCCTCATCAAAGCAATAGCATGGAGTCTCTCGTTCTTTGTATAATGTCTTATGTTACTGtgaattttccctttttaatcAGAGtttttgtctctctctctctccctccctctgtAGCTTTTTTGATAAAGTAATCTTGTTTCTTTTGTGGGTATTCCACTCTCACCAAAATACCTATTATACTACTCTctacatttctttgaaaaagatAATAACATAACTTTTACAAAATTGCAATCCCTGGCACAAAAAAGACCTTCTATCATCCTTGTAAAACTAATTTTCAAGCACCTGCCACACGCAAGATGTGCTGAGAGAAAGTTGCGCATGTCAgtgctaatttttaaaaatatctctaGTTATCTCTTGTTTGATTTTAGGAAAACCAACACTGAACGATTTTTTGTGATAATTCCTAATTCTAGTGAATTTAATTCAGGTATTCTTTTATCACAAAAATGTCagatattaaaaaagaaaaagggaaaagaaccaaaaaattaaaaataggaattgattttctgtgaaaaaatataaGGTCTTGGCACATCCAGAAATATTTGAATCATATTGAGCGATGTTTAAATTAAGTTATCATGTGAACTTCTATGAAATAAATGTGGCTTGTTCTAAGATTGAAGAAGGTAAATCAGATACCTAAGCAGAAAATCAGATCATGTAGACTGCTTTCGTGAAAAAAGGCAGTGAATTTAAGTTATAATCGTGAAGATGAGAGAAATTCAACTTTACAGGAATCATGAAAGTAACACAAATGAAActcaaaaaaaatctcaatatctATGCATCTTGAAGATTTCTTGTGTAGTGCTCTTAATCTTCAGAAGCTCTCCCTTTCTTGAGCTGTCTTTTATTTCATCTTTGAATGACCTCAGCAAAACTTATGATCTGCAAGTTGCACCCTGATGTTGAGCAGAATCTCAGTGTGGAACAACTGAGCAAGTAAAACTTTCTGCTCGAAAAGACATGGTGAGCAGTTGGTGACAACAGTCCTCACCGAGTCATAGATTGACTGTAAGCGGACTTGATGACTTGATTGACTTGGTCCATACAGCAATTCTCTTCAGAGGACTTCGTCCATAAATTAAAGGTGACGTCATCGACTGCCTAAACGTTCAAGATAATGCCCAGTTGTCCCCAGTGTGTTGCCCTTATGGCTATTTAAGTCTGGGCATGGCATGGAAATTAAAAACGCTTTGAAAACATTATAGTAAATGTCAATTTAGGGTTAGACTCAAATgccaaaattatttaatttaatgttGTTGAATATTTatcgtttattttttaattgataaatGATTAAAGCAGTCATTAAAACAGATGAGTTGTTACAGTTGAACATAACCATTCACCAGCACTACTCTGCCTCTccaacatcaaaattatttccaaGTTCTACTACCATGAATGTCATAATattcaatttacaaaattttcagaattgaaAGGGCAGATACACCTGCAAGCAAGACGCGCTTCTTGAGTGGCGAGAAGGCCTCTGACTGTGTTCGGCAATCCttgtagccaatcaggttgcaaCTCGCTGCCTGTAACTCCCGTAGCGAATCAGGTTGCAACTCGCTGTCTGTAACTCCCTCGAAGTAGGATCGGATCCTACTTTTCGAGTCAAGACGCGCTGAGGTGTATCTGGCCCTTTAAATCTAGCATACCTATGTGTGAAAATTGAGGACTACCTCGAATACTTGCTGCAAATTCTCTCGAGGTTTGAATGGAATCTAGTTTATTTCTCATCATTGGTCTGTATGAGGAACGTTAGAAACTTATTGTTCATATCCTTGCCATGATAACATTTTGATTTAGCTAGTCACAATTCTTGAATAAAATCAAGAACTAAAGGATGGGATATTATTCAGACTTGTTTCCATAAAATGTGCAATAAACTAGATGAATTCCAACTTGGATGTGGGTGGGATCTCACTCAGGTCCTCCTTGGCAACATTAGATAAAAATAGATCAAATTTTGGTTAAGTGCATCCAAAATATCTTGGTTTTTCGTTTTTAAACTATGAATTTAAATCAACTGAAATTAAAGCTTGCTGTACATCTACTTGCATTGATTGTTTTATACTTCCTGTAcatatgtaaaaataaaattcatatcTTATTTAACTTCTTATTTTTCCACTCTAAAAACTTTATATTCTAATAATCTAATCTGTGAAGTTCTAATAAAGTGTGTAAACGTCTTCAAAGAAAATCTCTTGTCTCCTCgtgtaaatttttccttttttattttccatcatGTATGCATATACTTTCACTCATACATAATTTTCTCTAATATGATTTTCTATCTCGGAACTTCATTTTCTCTAGTTCAGTAATGATTCTACAAGGTTTTATTAAAACTTACATATGGGTGTTTcatttctcctttctttctgGTAGCAGATTTGCATTTCAactttttccctcaaatttccaTGCTTCCATACTATTATTCGCACATAATCCCTCTCTAACAATGATTATCATTCTCTGAACTTCATTTTCTCCAGTTAAGTAATAATTCTGCAAGATTTTATCAAAGCTTTGATATGGATGTTGTATTTACCTCCTCTCTGATAGCAGATTCGCATTTCAACTTTATTCCCCTCGAACATAACCTCTTCAAAACCATATCTACTTGGCTGTTGAATTTTTAATGCCTCATAATTGTTTAAAGACGTTTAATGATTGCCAAAGACTCTCACAGAGGGCCGATAAAATAGTGCCTGAGCTGTAAAAGCCCCGATGGGCAAAACCTAGATAGATGTCAAAAtgtagaaaaagttttttcctcctctcttttcctcttttaatcaaattgttattttatttatgaaaatGAAGCCTACTTGTACTCCCAGACTCAGCTTTGCTTTTTCTTTCATCAAGCATTACATTTGCTCCTTTCCTgaaatttctgttgaaatttctgcctcaaatttttctaaaagtaaTGTATTTATTCTTGCTGCTCGACTTGTACTTCAGCAATTGAATTGATCATACgactgatttttttaatctatATTTTAACGGCATATTTCATCAACATATAAATCCATTGTTCCAGTAATGCTTGCCATACCCTTTTCCCATTATCATCCATGTCTGCATCGTGGATCTATGATGTAAGtctaaaaaaatctaaaagttaatttgtgtctttttttttcttttctttattttcatttttgtatccAGACTGTTATGTAATGAAACTTGAAAGCGTTTGacccaaaaatttgttttcctcccctcatgctccttttttttttttgctcaatcTTGGTCTCATGAGAGCGAAACTTTACAGTTTTCTTGCGCCATTGATGAATTGTCTTTCTCATTCTTTTTCATTGTAATATTTCTTTAATAAGGAGAAGACCCAATTAcgctgccttcaatttttttattttggtataAATCGATACCATGAAAATCTAAGAACCACTTTTTATGAACCACCATTTTCTTCTATTGACAAATGGGCCCTCGACCGTCCTAAAAATCAATGGGAAACAAGCCCGAGAGAGTTCAAGTGCGACTCAGAAAGGTGATGATGTGTGCTGTAGCACTGGTGTTGGTTATTGATTGCAATTAACAGTTCATTCTCCCTTGATTCAGAATAGTAAAGTGGTCAGCAGCAATATCACTATTTCAGCTTGCCagtgaatgaaattttgatttcacaTTGTCGATCATAGTACATAATTCCTTTTTCCCACTCTGGACATTATATCGACTAAAACTTTTTTCCTTACTGGTTCCTTTTCTGTCTTACTGTTGTTTATTATTTCTTAACTATTTGtactcctccctccccctttccCACCATCCAGCACATTTGCTGATGTGATTGACGAATTTAAGTGCTTACTCTGCCTTTCATTAGTGATAGTGAAACACATTACAAGACCCACATTACAAGAAGATAATCTTGATGTGACAAGATATGAAAATGCATGTCTCTTGGAGTgtaaatgcaaaatttaaatttttcagtcatagatatgattcaaatttttttcattgtctcagaaatctgatttttcgcTTTGTTTTTCTGAACCTATCTTTACTATAGATCAAGACCAGGTATAAGGATGCATATGCAAGTGTGGTAAGAGGTGGGGAAAAGAGGAGCAGGAGTGCATAATCAAGAAACAGAAGcaacaaagaaatatgtacAAACAAGAAAATATAAGGAAAAAGTTGTTAGTTGTGGTGAAGCCAAGAGAGAGGGAGGAATTAGGAAGAATAGCCTAAAATTTATTATGAGCTGAGCAAATTCAAATCTTTGCCCAATTGCCAACTTTGACAATGTTGTGGCCGCTAATCACTTAGTCACTCTG is part of the Bemisia tabaci chromosome 1, PGI_BMITA_v3 genome and encodes:
- the LOC140225640 gene encoding uncharacterized protein, encoding METFLIPTAKRKQKLVHQHYLYTKRRVSKNSRKIYWRCEKRNICNSTIVTNADLHGGIEVLKNARRHTHEPDVTESARQRIMSNVREDARERPNVPPVAVLQDHLVNVDSEVLAALPERQAMLRNVNRYQNAGRPPIPQSLASLVILPPYNETLSGEPFLRFDSGQDDPDRILIFTTNAGLKDLARSRILVSDGTFKTVPDVFYQLYTLHGEVMGKLYPLVYCLTMRKTEETYRRIFAEVKSLTLQLNPPLQLLPQFIMTDMEAAVIQAARAEFPGSVHKICLFHFSQAIWRQVIGNGLKADYHNPNDRTIRNDVQCLMSLPFVPETDILQVFDLLIDHVDPRVLSIAEYVEATYVRGRRARGRRRATPPLFPSNLWCAHESVLNDLQRTTNEAEGWHSRFQRMLVSHHASMWKFLEAVRKDQQDTSNQITQILAGHRCVKHAIPRSYVINHNQVKSIVSRYREYKDRDDILLYLRSIGYHLKRHAAAGDDNSSDYASS